One genomic window of Medicago truncatula cultivar Jemalong A17 chromosome 1, MtrunA17r5.0-ANR, whole genome shotgun sequence includes the following:
- the LOC11414228 gene encoding cysteine proteinase RD21A: MDSNTLSPAMKLMIVLIISSFTVSLALDMSIISYDKTHPDKSTSKRTNKEVLTMYEEWLVKHGKSYNGLGEKDKRFEIFKDNLKFIDEHNGLNSTYRLGLTRFADLTNEEYRSKFLGTKIDPNRRMKKLGGSKSNRYAPRVGDKLPESVDWRKEGAVVGVKDQASCGSCWAFSAIAAVEGINKIVTGDLISLSEQELVDCDTSYNEGCNGGLMDYAFEFIISNGGIDSEDDYPYKAVDGRCDQNRKNAKVVTIDDYEDVPAYDELALQKAVANQPIAVAVEGGGREFQLYEYGVFTGRCGTALDHGVAAVGYGTENGKDYWIVRNSWGGSWGEQGYIRLERNLASSRAGKCGIAIEPSYPIKNGQNPPNPGPSPPSPIKPPSVCDSYYSCAEGSTCCCIYEYGRSCFEWGCCPLESATCCDDHYSCCPHEYPVCDTRAGLCLKGKNNPLGVKSFKRTPAKPHWAFGGKNKMSNA; the protein is encoded by the exons ATGGATTCCAACACTCTCTCTCCAGCCATGAAACTCATGATCGTTCTCATCATATCCTCCTTCACAGTTTCACTAGCCTTAGACATGTCGATCATCTCCTACGACAAAACCCACCCAGACAAATCAACAAGCAAAAGAACCAACAAAGAAGTGTTGACTATGTACGAAGAGTGGTTAGTGAAACATGGAAAATCCTACAACGGTTTAGGAGAGAAAGACAAAAGGTTTGAGATCTTCAAAGACAACCTTAAATTCATTGATGAACATAACGGTTTGAATTCGACATATAGATTAGGGTTGACCCGGTTCGCGGATCTAACGAATGAAGAGTATAGAAGCAAGTTTTTGGGAACAAAGATCGATCCGAACCGTAGGATGAAGAAATTGGGTGGTTCAAAGAGCAATCGTTATGCGCCACGTGTCGGTGATAAATTGCCTGAGTCTGTTGATTGGAGGAAGGAAGGTGCTGTTGTTGGAGTCAAAGACCAAGCCAGTTGTG GGAGTTGTTGGGCATTCTCAGCAATCGCAGCTGTTGAAGGAATAAATAAGATTGTGACAGGAGATCTAATTTCACTATCAGAACAAGAACTGGTGGACTGTGATACATCATACAACGAAGGATGCAATGGTGGACTTATGGATTACGCCTTCGAGTTCATCATCAGTAATGGTGGCATTGACTCTGAAGATGATTACCCTTACAAAGCTGTTGATGGTAGATGTGACCAGAACAGG aaaaatgCTAAAGTTGTTACAATTGATGACTATGAAGATGTTCCTGCTTATGATGAACTGGCCTTGCAAAAGGCTGTTGCAAACCAGCCTATCGCCGTTGCTGTAGAAGGAGGTGGTAGGGAATTCCAGTTATATGAATAT GGTGTATTTACTGGTAGATGTGGAACAGCACTAGACCATGGTGTTGCAGCTGTTGGATACGGTACAGAAAACGGTAAAGATTATTGGATTGTGAGAAATTCATGGGGTGGTAGCTGGGGAGAACAAGGTTACATCAGACTCGAACGTAATCTAGCTTCAAGCAGAGCAGGAAAGTGTGGAATTGCGATCGAGCCATCTTATCCAATTAAGAATGGGCAGAACCCCCCTAACCCTGGACCATCGCCACCTTCACCTATAAAGCCACCATCTGTCTGTGACAGCTACTACAGCTGTGCTGAAGGCTCTACTTGTTGCTGTATTTACGAGTATGGAAGATCTTGCTTTGAGTGGGGATGCTGTCCTCTTGAGTCTGCTACTTGCTGTGATGATCACTACAGTTGCTGCCCTCATGAGTATCCTGTCTGTGACACCCGTGCTGGACTTTGTCTTAAG GGCAAGAACAACCCATTGGGAGTGAAGTCATTCAAACGCACTCCTGCCAAGCCTCACTGGGCCTTTGGAGGTAAGAACAAGATGAGCAATGCTTAA
- the LOC11428029 gene encoding uncharacterized protein At4g06744: MMSSIFAKLLFSTLCMLFVLKAESLVFADQRLAIVYPVIQKFKSLITSDPLGVTKSWIGSDICNYKGFYCDHPPDNNSAIALASIDFNGFQLSASTLNGFIDKLPDIALFHANSNNFIGTITSQISKLPYLYELDLSNNKFSGPFPMAVLGMNTLTFLDIRFNSFSGGVPQQIFTQNLEVLFINNNLLTQNLPDNLATSSIFLLTLANNKFIGSIPRNLPKALSSLTEVVLLNNELTGCLPHEIGYFQEAVVFDVGNNQLTGPLPMSLSCLEKVEVVNLAGNMFYGMVPDFVCAGLENLVNFSLSDNYFTHVGPFCRMLIQRGVLDVGKNCIHDLPFQRSLIECADFFTRPKICPFTWFHGFYPCNFPFKKSSVSSIP, from the coding sequence atgatgagtaGCATCTTTGCAAAATTATTGTTCTCAACTTTGTGCATGCTCTTTGTGCTCAAAGCAGAATCTTTGGTATTTGCAGACCAAAGACTTGCTATAGTGTATCCAGTGATACAAAAATTCAAGTCCTTGATTACTTCAGATCCATTAGGTGTTACAAAATCATGGATAGGTTCTGATATATGCAACTACAAAGGATTCTACTGTGATCATCCACCAGATAACAACTCTGCTATTGCTTTAGCTTCAATTGATTTCAATGGTTTTCAACTAAGTGCTTCTACTCTTAATGGTTTTATTGATAAACTTCCTGATATTGCTCTTTTTCATGCAAATTCCAACAATTTCATTGGCACAATCACTTCTCAAATTTCTAAACTTCCTTATCTTTATGAGCTTGATTTAAGTAATAACAAATTTTCTGGTCCTTTTCCTATGGCTGTTCTAGGCATGAACACTTTAACATTCTTGGATATAAGGTTCAATTCTTTCTCTGGCGGGGTCCCACAACAGATATTCACACAAAACCTTGAAGTACTTTTTATCAATAACAATCTCTTGACACAAAACTTGCCTGATAATTTAGCCACAAGTTCAATTTTTCTACTCACTTTGGCTAACAATAAATTCATCGGTTCAATACCGAGAAATCTTCCGAAAGCTTTGTCGAGTTTAACTGAGGTGGTTTTACTAAACAATGAGTTAACAGGTTGTTTACCTCATGAAATTGGTTATTTTCAAGAAGCTGTAGTTTTTGATGTTGGAAATAATCAACTTACTGGTCCTTTACCAATGTCTCTTAGTTGTCTTGAGAAAGTTGAGGTTGTTAATTTGGCTGGTAACATGTTTTATGGAATGGTGCCTGATTTTGTGTGTGCAGGGTTGGAGAATTTGGTGAATTTTTCACTGTCAGATAACTATTTTACTCATGTGGGACCTTTTTGTAGGATGTTGATTCAAAGAGGTGTTCTTGATGTTGGGAAGAATTGTATTCATGATCTTCCTTTTCAGAGATCATTGATTGAGTGTGCTGATTTCTTTACACGGCCAAAGATTTGTCCATTTACTTGGTTTCATGGTTTTTATCCTtgtaattttccttttaaaaaatcatcAGTTTCTTCTATTCCTTAG
- the LOC11414230 gene encoding uncharacterized protein — MDGEMMETEASSSGQNDAVRDLLTLARQFINQGKPSQALQAVVVAVKNKGGDEAVFQSLSRAREQYRSRLQQNAAADQLASLFAECAIAEVQPAMVEPSATNISNPSVTTDANGTSILAESGRTQVVLDAVSDGSSFICLKCGGLVSNTRRDEHYTYWCC; from the exons ATGGATGGTGAGATGATGGAAACGGAGGCGTCTAGCTCCGGTCAAAACGACGCCGTTCGTGATTTGCTTACATTGGCTCGCCAATTCATCAATCAAGGAAAACCCTCTCAAGCCCTTCAAgcg GTGGTTGTAGCAGTGAAGAATAAAGGTGGCGATGAAGCTGTATTTCAGTCCTTGAGTCGTGCCCGTGAGCAGTATAGAAGTAGACTGCAACAGAATGCTGCGGCCGATCAGCTGGCTTCTTTGTTTGCCGAGTGTGCCATTGCTGAAGTTCAGCCTGCAATGGTCGAACCATCTGCAACAAACATTTCCAACCCATCAGTAACCACAGATGCTAATGGAACATCCATACTTGCAGAAAGTGGCAGGACGCAAGTAGTATTAGATGCAGTTTCTGATGGAAGCAGCTTCATTTGTTTGAAGTGTGGAGGCCTTGTCAGCAACACCCGCAGAGACGAGCACTATACATACTGGTGTTGTTAA